The following proteins are co-located in the Acidimicrobiales bacterium genome:
- a CDS encoding trypsin-like peptidase domain-containing protein, with translation MVASLLAVGVTGCANLPGPMPPPDEPFASPPPLTERQAARAGRNVTVRIRNIPCAGGLGVGTGFLLDEHTLVTNRHVVEGFGSLELETWDGRRLNPAVVAIGTSADLSIVRVESGVGEAIEMAADDPEPGAAVQAVGYALGGPQAVTQGEVVDYVVDDRLGNGGLIMRVDVHVVPGNSGGPLIDEDGNVAGVVYAIEIATGYGLVVPVSTLRDALTSDEALDGAPDC, from the coding sequence GTGGTCGCCTCCCTCCTCGCGGTGGGGGTCACGGGCTGCGCCAACCTCCCGGGGCCGATGCCGCCGCCGGACGAGCCCTTCGCCAGCCCGCCGCCGCTGACCGAGCGCCAGGCCGCACGGGCAGGACGCAACGTGACGGTGCGCATCCGCAACATCCCGTGTGCCGGCGGGCTCGGAGTCGGGACCGGCTTCCTGCTCGACGAGCACACGTTGGTCACCAACCGCCACGTCGTGGAGGGGTTCGGCAGCCTCGAGCTGGAGACCTGGGACGGCCGGCGCCTCAACCCTGCGGTGGTCGCCATCGGCACGTCGGCCGACCTCTCGATCGTGCGGGTGGAGTCGGGGGTCGGTGAGGCCATCGAGATGGCCGCCGACGACCCCGAGCCCGGCGCCGCCGTGCAGGCGGTCGGCTACGCCCTCGGCGGACCCCAGGCCGTCACCCAGGGCGAGGTCGTCGACTACGTGGTGGACGACCGGCTCGGCAACGGCGGGCTCATCATGCGGGTCGACGTCCACGTGGTGCCCGGCAACTCCGGGGGCCCGCTCATCGACGAGGACGGCAACGTCGCCGGCGTCGTCTATGCCATCGAGATCGCCACGGGGTACGGGCTCGTCGTGCCCGTCAGCACCCTCCGGGACGCCCTGACCTCCGACGAGGCGCTGGATGGCGCCCCCGACTGCTGA